The Halotia branconii CENA392 region TACCAACTCACTAGCCCCGGATAAAAACATCCCTCCTAAGGTAGCAGTCAGCAAAATTGCGATAAATTCGGCTAAAGCAGTACCACTCTGCTCAATGTAGCGAATTGACATCAATATAGTGACAATGGCAGACAAAGCGATAATACCGCGGAAAACGATACTGAGGTCATCACCATTAAAACTACCAGTAAAGGAAATGGGATTAGTTGCATCCCATTGAAAATATAGGGCGACAATCGCAGCAAACAAACCTGCGATCGCTAGATACGCAATCCAGCGTGAAGACGTGCGCCCCGAAATCAAATCAACAATCAAAACCCCTAAGAAGGTGATAATTACAATCCCCTCTGGCAAAATCGTTCCAGCATTTAACTGGGATGCAAGATTAGCAAAATCCATGAGATATATAGGTTTTGGCGATTAGACATTAAGGCTAGCTGAGTTTATTCTATCTATTGTTATCAGCTAAAGTTACATTAACCTTTTTATTTTTGTGTCTTAGTGTCTTAGTGGTTGAAGATTTAGTAACCACCAAGGCACTAAGACACCAAGTATTTTACAGCTAGATGATTCTTAAACAAATAAGCAGTCCAGTTATCTACTGAACTGCTAGTTTTGGGATTATTTTTAATTGGGTAAATGATCTTAAGGCTTAATAGTCTCGTGAGTATCCACCACCGCTTTTCCCCCAGTTGCCACCGCCAGAGCGAGTACTTTTCTCCTCCCGTGGTCTAGCTTTATTAACTTTCATTACACGCCCCATCCATTCGGCACCATCTAGAGCCTCAATGGCAGCATCTTCTGCGGCTGATGATTCCATTTCTACGAAACCAAAGCCTCGTGCGCGTCCAGTTTCCCTATCTGTAGGTAGTTGAACGCGTTTTACAGTCCCGTAATCAGAAAATACTTTAGCGAGGTCGTCTTGTGTGACGCTGTAGGATAGGTTCCCTACGTAGATTGACATGAAACTCTCCAGAATCCATTGATGCAGAGATGTTCATCGGTCGAGCCGTTTGCAATTATTACTAACAACAAGATTCGGATCGTCGAAATCACTTCTCCAGGATTATGCTAGCACAACTTAATATCTAGCAAAATCTGAATATTTACCTTTGTCTAAATGTGTGATTAGATGCATTGTATTTAACTATGATTACTATTTTGTTTGTTTATTCTTCTATCCATAAATCAGGTTTGTACAGCAAATTCCTCTGGATTAATTTTCCAGTTTATCTAAATTCGTAATTCGTAATTGTTGGTTCAACAAGAGATAACCAAGTTCCAAATCGAGAAATTAATTTAGCATTAATATACAAAATTTTATTCATACTCAATTCAGAAGTTCATACTTATATTGAACTAGAGGAAGAAATAGATGAAGAAAACTTTTATGCCTTGATCAATTCGCTTTGTAGAAAGCGCGATCGCTCTCCACTTCTCTCGATAAACTAAAATCAAAGCTTCCTGCTTAGGCGTAAGCTTGTCAATCAGCGACATACCGCCAACCTTCCGGCTCATATTCCCGCTGAATTTTCACCATCCAATGACCTTGAGAAATAGAAATAGCTTGATGTTCTTCATGAACAAGTAATGCATTTGCTGAAAATACACGTAGGTACAAAGTGCCATCTTGCTTAGATAATTCGGCTTTTCCCTTAGAAATACGATGCTTATGCCCCGTAACTTCGCCTTCTGCCAAAATTAAATGATGTATCTTTTGTCCTGTAACTTCTTACACAGATAGTAATATAACATCACCTTTACGAATTGCTTGCATAGTTTAGCTTCCCAAAAATAGGTATAAACCTCACTTCGCTTTTGTTCTCAAGTCTGATTTAATTTTGGCACAACCTGTTTGGGAGATGGAAACATGAAAAGATCTAAAACAGAGTAATTTGATAATTGTTCATGTCCCTCTGCTTCTCAAGCATAGACCGTATCACTCCATTACACTTCAGGGGTATTTTGAAAACTGTAGTCGCCAATTTGCCTGAGATAAGTTAAAGATTGAAATAGCTGGAAATTCACAACCCAGCATTCCTCTGTTCTATCCTCTAAAAAGGACTGCGCCCGAAGTGAGGGCGAATTTTCCCCCTCACAGGCAGTTTGTGTGAGGATTAAATCACAACCAAAGCGTGACTAAAAAAGGATGAAGGATGAAAAAAGAGAACGAAGCCCCAAGACAGGATGAAAATTTCCTAATTTATCTCAGCCTGTGGTCAGCCCCCAAAGGGCATCTAGATACTTCTGACTTCATTCTTTAATTGGCGTTTTATCTTGATATTTCGTCGAATTTACCTCAATTCGACTGTTTAGCTGAGCAGCTACTCCTTTTATTTAAATTTCCATGTCAACTCTCGTCATTGTCGAATCTCCGACTAAAGCTCGTACCATTCGCAACTACCTGCCAAAAGGCTATCGGGTAGAAGCATCTATGGGTCATGTGCGTGACCTACCCCAGTCGGCTAGTGAAATTCCCGCTGCTGTCAAAGCAGAAAAATGGGCGCAGCTGGGGGTAAATGTGGATGCCGACTTTGAACCGGTGTATGTTGTCCCCAAAGACAAAAAGAAAATTGTTACCCAGCTCAAAGATGCGCTCAAAGATGTAGATGAATTGATCCTAGCAACTGACGAAGACCGGGAAGGTGAAAGCATTAGCTGGCATTTATACCAGTTGCTGAAGCCGAAAATCCCCACAAAGCGGATGGTTTTTCATGAAATTACTCAAGATGCCATCAAAAAAGCTTTGAAAAACTGCCGTAATATTGATGAGCAGCTGGTTCGCGCTCAAGAAACACGGCGGATTTTGGATCGATTAGTTGGCTATACTTTGTCTCCCTTATTGTGGAAGAAAATCGCTTGGGGATTATCTGCTGGGCGAGTGCAGTCTGTCGCTGTAAGGCTTCTAGTTAAAAAAGAACGTCAGCGCCGCGCCTTCCGTGAGGGAACATACTGGGATTTAAAAGCTTATTTAGAGCAAGAAAAAAATCCCTTTACCTCCCAATTAGTGACCCTAGCAGGTACAAAAGTCGCAACTGGTAGCGATTTCGATGCCGCAACAGGTCAAATAGTGGCTGGTCGCAATGTCGTCTTGCTGTCAGAAGAAGATGCAGTCAAGCTCAAGGAACGCCTAACAGGTAAACCCTGGAGTGTCAAAGATGTAGAAGAACGGCCAGTGACGCGCAAACCAGCGCCACCGTTTACTACCTCAACATTGCAACAAGAATCTAACCGGAAACTGCGTCTCTCAGCTAGAGACACCATGCGGGTTGCCCAAAATTTGTACGAGCAAGGGTATATTACCTACATGCGTACAGATTCCGTACATTTATCAGATCAAGCTGTAGCAGCAGCTCGTAGTTGTGTAGAACAACTGTATGGCCAAAACTATCTCAGCCCCCAGCCGAGGCAATACACCACCAAATCAAAAGGCGCACAAGAGGCACACGAAGCCATTCGTCCAGCGGGTAGCACCTTCCGCACCCCCCAAGAAACTGGTTTGAGTGGTCGGGAGTTTGCAGTTTATGACTTGATTTGGAAGCGTACCGTCGCCAGCCAAATGGCTGACTCTCGCCAAACCCAAATTAGCGTGCAGTTGCAAGTTGAAGATGCAGGTTTTCGCTCTTCTGGTAAGCGTATTGACTTTCCTGGATACTTACGCGCTTACGTCGAAGGTTCGGATGACCCAGAAGCGGCATTAGAAGACCAAGAAGTAATTTTGCCTAGCATGAAAGTAGGCGATCGCCCTAATTGTACAGATATAGAAGCCGTTGGTCACGAAACTCAACCACCAGCTCGGTACACCGAAGCTACTTTGGTAAAAACTTTAGAAAGCGAAGGTATCGGTCGTCCTAGCACCTACGCCAGCATCATCGGCACAATTATCGACAAAGGTTATGCTCATTTGGTGAGTAATGCCCTGATTCCCACTTTCACTGCCTTTGCTGTCACCGATTTGCTAGAAAAACATTTTCCTGATGTTGTAGACCCCAGTTTCACCTCCAAAATGGAGCAAACCCTGGATGATATTGCCGACGGTGAGGCAGAGTGGCTACCATACTTACGAAAATTTTACTTGGGAGACAAAGGCTTAGAAACCTTAGTTAAAGAACAGGAAAGTCAAATTGATGCTACTAAAGCTAGAACTGTAGAACTAGAAAATTTAGAAGCCAAAGTCCGAATCGGGAAGTATGGCCCTTATATCGAAGTTACAAACGGTGAAGGTGTAATTACTGCTTCTATTCCCAAAGACCTTACACCAGCCGACCTTGATCCCAAACAAGTAGAAGTACTGTTAAAACAAAAAACCACAGGTCCTGACCAAGTAGGTCGTCATCCGGAAACTGGCGAACCAATTTACGTGAAAATTGGTGCTTATGGTCCTTATGTGCAGTTAGGTGATAAATCTGACGAAAACCCCAAACCAAAACAAGCTTCTCTGCCTAAAGGTGTCACCCCAGAGAACGTCACGCTAGAAATGGCTGTTGGTTTATTGGCACTACCCCGGACATTAGGAGTCCATCCAGCTACTGGCAACAAAATTCAAGCAAGTTTAGGACGCTTTGGTCCTTATATTGTTCATGACCAAGGTAAAGAAGGAAAAGACTATCGTTCCCTAAAAGCTAGTGATAATGTCCTGACAGTTTCTTTAGAACGGGCATTAGAATTATTATCTGAACCCAAAAAGGGACGTAGTTCTACTAATAGCAAGTCAAAGGCTGCATTACGAGAATTAGGCACACATCCTGAAGACGGTACACCAATCAACATCTACGATGGCCCTTATGGCCCTTACATCAAGCATGAAAAAACAAACGTCAGTATTCCCGAAGGGGAATCTGTAGAAAACATAACGTTATCTACAGCGCTAGAATTGTTGGCAACCAAAGCATCAACAACGAAATCCAGTCGCAAGACTAGTAAATCCACAAATTCTAAATCCAAGTCAACTACTAAGTCATCAACATCTGCTTCTAGAAAAAAAGGTACACAAAGTTAGTAAAAATAGAAGGGAACAGGAAAAATTAAATCAGTTACTACAGTTAACTGCTCCCCAAAGAGACGAAGGGGCAGGGGGAACAAGCCCTGCCCAAAGACGTGGAGCAAAGCGGAACATGAGTATGTTCGCGTAGCGTGTCGCAGACAAGCCCCGCCCGCCCTTACTTCGACTACTTCGACTACGCTCAGCACAAGTACGCTCAGTAACCATCTAAGGCGCTCGAACTTAGGCGTAGTACAAGCTTTGTCCCAGTCTCTCCCCCTTGCTCCCTGCTCCCTGCTCCCCTGCTTCTTTTGACTGCCCCTCTGCTTCTTTTAGTCAAGGAGCTAGAGGAAGAGTATTTTGACTCTTGACTCTTGATTCAAAATACCCTTCCTTTTGAGGATGCGGTCTTATAGGCTGCTCATGTGATACTCTAAAAAGTAAGGGAGATCACAACACCAAATTTTAGAAATAGCTCATGTCTAAAATAGGGATAGTCTGTATCATCCCAATTGCAAGCTAGAGGTGCAAAAGCACGCCAGTTGTTGCGTAGCTGCCGATCAAGATTTGAGTTAGTATCTCAGGAGCGCTCAGTTCAATGGATTATATAGAAAAGGTACTGGAAAAGCTGAAGGAATTAGCACGTAAGCTGATTGAGTCCTTGTTAGGACCAGAGGCTGAGCCGGAACCGGAACTAATTCCGATTCCTGTGAATGAGCGTTCACGTCGTCGCTAATAGCCTAAAGGTACCAAACTTGACGTTGCAACCTTTAAGCATTTTGGTGCTGCATGGGCCAAATTTAAATTTGCTAGGACAGCGAGAACCAGGAATCTATGGTTCTCTAACATTAGCTGAAATTAATCGCCTGTTAGAAGCAGCAGCATTAAATTTACAGGCGAAAGTTTTTCCTTTGCAGTCAAATCATGAAGGGGTTTTAGTAGATACCATTCATGGAGCATTAGATAAACATCAGGGAATTTTGATTAACGCCGGAGCTTATACTCATACTAGTTTGGCATTACGGGATGCGATCGCTTCCGTTAATCTGCCCACAGTAGAAGTTCATCTCAGCAACA contains the following coding sequences:
- the aroQ gene encoding type II 3-dehydroquinate dehydratase — encoded protein: MSVHVVANSLKVPNLTLQPLSILVLHGPNLNLLGQREPGIYGSLTLAEINRLLEAAALNLQAKVFPLQSNHEGVLVDTIHGALDKHQGILINAGAYTHTSLALRDAIASVNLPTVEVHLSNIYRREEFRHHSYIAPVVIGQISGFGSQSYLLGLQALVHYLRKDEV
- the topA gene encoding type I DNA topoisomerase, encoding MSTLVIVESPTKARTIRNYLPKGYRVEASMGHVRDLPQSASEIPAAVKAEKWAQLGVNVDADFEPVYVVPKDKKKIVTQLKDALKDVDELILATDEDREGESISWHLYQLLKPKIPTKRMVFHEITQDAIKKALKNCRNIDEQLVRAQETRRILDRLVGYTLSPLLWKKIAWGLSAGRVQSVAVRLLVKKERQRRAFREGTYWDLKAYLEQEKNPFTSQLVTLAGTKVATGSDFDAATGQIVAGRNVVLLSEEDAVKLKERLTGKPWSVKDVEERPVTRKPAPPFTTSTLQQESNRKLRLSARDTMRVAQNLYEQGYITYMRTDSVHLSDQAVAAARSCVEQLYGQNYLSPQPRQYTTKSKGAQEAHEAIRPAGSTFRTPQETGLSGREFAVYDLIWKRTVASQMADSRQTQISVQLQVEDAGFRSSGKRIDFPGYLRAYVEGSDDPEAALEDQEVILPSMKVGDRPNCTDIEAVGHETQPPARYTEATLVKTLESEGIGRPSTYASIIGTIIDKGYAHLVSNALIPTFTAFAVTDLLEKHFPDVVDPSFTSKMEQTLDDIADGEAEWLPYLRKFYLGDKGLETLVKEQESQIDATKARTVELENLEAKVRIGKYGPYIEVTNGEGVITASIPKDLTPADLDPKQVEVLLKQKTTGPDQVGRHPETGEPIYVKIGAYGPYVQLGDKSDENPKPKQASLPKGVTPENVTLEMAVGLLALPRTLGVHPATGNKIQASLGRFGPYIVHDQGKEGKDYRSLKASDNVLTVSLERALELLSEPKKGRSSTNSKSKAALRELGTHPEDGTPINIYDGPYGPYIKHEKTNVSIPEGESVENITLSTALELLATKASTTKSSRKTSKSTNSKSKSTTKSSTSASRKKGTQS
- a CDS encoding RNA recognition motif domain-containing protein produces the protein MSIYVGNLSYSVTQDDLAKVFSDYGTVKRVQLPTDRETGRARGFGFVEMESSAAEDAAIEALDGAEWMGRVMKVNKARPREEKSTRSGGGNWGKSGGGYSRDY